In Misgurnus anguillicaudatus chromosome 14, ASM2758022v2, whole genome shotgun sequence, the genomic window TGATTCATTCATGAAGATGAGAGGGCACAAGTTGTGCACAAAACAGTGACGGAAGAAGTTTTGTGGCTCGCCGCAAAGCTCTTGGAAAAAGCCCCAGAAACGCGCTCCGCTTACTTCACTCTGAGTACAGTCCAGCCCCGTGATTCGTCGTTTGGGGTGCTCGTCAGCTGGACGTCCAACCCTTCCAGTGATCTTCAACCAATTACGAACTGCTTTTACCTCGCCGAACGGAACCTTGGAaatgaagagagagagattttgttAATCTCTTTAGTATTTTAGCACCCCTCTTCATCCCACAGTCTATTGCAAGTAAACTTAACATCAAGCATGATCAACAACAACAATGCTGATTcagaataaaatgtaaattttctgACCCCTGTTTGTGCCATGCCAAAAGGGCCTGGGTTCATTCCCAAAAAGAGAATACTCTGCCCTTCTCGACAGTACGTCTCCACGTAACATTGATGCGTGTCCCAGGCATACTCCAGCGGGTTGTACGTGTATCGCACTGGTTTTCCAAAGGACATCATCCGTAACCTTGCATTCAGTTCCAGTTCCGCCTGCAGGAACCTTGATGCCGGCGTAGAGCTACTGATAAAGCGCTCAACAGCCAGATCTGATCCCTGCAACTCCTCTTGCTGAGATACATCTCCCTTTTCCAACCTACAAGTGAAGAGATTTCATAACTCAACTCATTCATACATACTCCTGACTGAATGTTACATGAATTAATGTATGAGTGATCATCAAGCATGCTTGCCCTGACCCTTAGTACCCTGAGAGCggtcacttaaaaaaaattttttgtcacCGACCGTGCATGTACCCTCATTACTTAATTGAATGGTACTGCATTCAATTACTGTATAGATTAGATAAACAGAATATAAATAACACACCATAATGTACTAATTACTGAAAGGATACAAAAGAAATttaggggaacattttcataaCATTTATAACCAAAAACAAGTACAAGGGACATAAAGCAGCATTAAGTATCTTCTGTAGCACAAACGCAGTCCTGTAGCCCGTCATTGTTGTTATGTTTGTCAAGTACTGTAGACTGAACATGTAATACACTTGCGCGTGATGTCAGCGTTTTCACAGATTTGCACGTTTGTCGTTTAGACGAAAGCAATAATTCCGTTGTTTTCGAAAACTGTGTGTTTTTAGGACCCCAAAACTGtgtttttatgtaaattaacatccaaactgcataaaaagtttaaaaatcaagtaaaaaactTTATcatgatgtttttcttttacttaaccctaataagtcccttggggtcaacCTTACCCACAAGCCACTTTTATTtggttaaaaaacatggttcccttcatctcagtggaataagattttgtgacttttccagattatctgtcaagattcatataaaaaaactgggcttgattcggtcgttCTAAAGAGGGTTAAAAAAATTCACCAAAAGATGCCCTTTAGGGGTAAAAAtgtagcctggtccaaccagactctcgtacattaatttcattttgtacagagagtctggccacgctccattacaaagcgttacttccgttaaggagggtcctctgttgaagtttaaaactattggatctgcccagagtcactcaggatctgccattggcgatcgctaacgtgtggtcaTGAGGTATATCATGCACCGAAACCgtccggaaacaacaagtcagaataatcagacaaacaaaacttagcaaacctggttcttggctttaacttctgtatattgggcagttttgcaacaatggaccgaatagcttttctcacatCTTTCTCcactgccattactgaactacaactcaaactgacgcacaacctcaacgtcatcgttcttagccacccccatttgttcgctgattggtcctgcagatttttgcaggagaaaacaaaattctacagagcagtcccagacgtagaactgaagcgaaatgaaaattaagcggaagcacgtaggagggtgGAGCCAGGCtagtaaaaatgaccccaattgaaatgaatgggaaatgcaaaaaaaatcatttttttcttgttattcatcaaataaaatcaatgcatccagaataaatctgaaaattttgacacagaaaagtaggcctggtactagaacacaaatgcaatatagaaaagacatgctcaatcacacacacacacgcacatacacacaaatacagactcacacacaagacacacacataaagacacagacacacacaaaaagacaaAGTCACAAACACGCATgtacacacccacacacatgcacgcacgcacgcacacatttagtcaaatttctgtggcattttgtaaaaacagacatttcaaaatgcatcaaaaactacaaaaattctactatttgaaaaaatatttatttttaatgacctttctaatgtttatataaacataaattcacaaaatgtttcactaaAGTATTGAtcttgagcagttggccacatccagtaaaatgaatgggtctttATTGGcatctgtcaaaatgatttattttctaaactgtaaccataaaactgtttttttaaacaccaAATGGtcgaattcaacacataacatctagatcaatatctaaaaaaggcaagctaatggtgtagttgaggaattgagtggtaaacgggtacaaaagtacttcatatatcccaaaacacagcattaatgtatagatgggaagtaaacaaaaattatatattatttgtatcattaaaaatgtgtatttttttgtaatcacccttttaatttctggggtcatttttacccccaaagaactgtaacgtatacaggaaaataggggcttatgagggttaaatAAATTTTGAAGCATAACATCATACTTTTTATTCCACtacattttacattaaatatctatttaatacttaagtactataTCTTTTATGTAACTTATTAAGTACTTTTAATCTAACTTTTACTTTTaagtacttaaaaaatgtatattaaagtaaaagtatGCATAAGATATTATtagattttaatgtatttaagtATTAAagcaacttgtttttataaaatctaGTAGAGAAAACCCTCTGATAAAGTACAGACacttaaaagtaaagtaaagtaaagtaaagtaaagtaaagtaaagtaaagtaaagtaaagtaaagtaaagta contains:
- the smug1 gene encoding single-strand selective monofunctional uracil DNA glycosylase; this translates as MEAHPDLKRLEKGDVSQQEELQGSDLAVERFISSSTPASRFLQAELELNARLRMMSFGKPVRYTYNPLEYAWDTHQCYVETYCREGQSILFLGMNPGPFGMAQTGVPFGEVKAVRNWLKITGRVGRPADEHPKRRITGLDCTQSEVSGARFWGFFQELCGEPQNFFRHCFVHNLCPLIFMNESGKNLTPPELPAGERDALLSCCDGALCQVVAALGVSMVIGVGKVSEQRARRALSEAGIKVRVEGIMHPSPRNPLANKGWANIVRTRLEELGLLSLLTK